In one window of Macaca thibetana thibetana isolate TM-01 chromosome 5, ASM2454274v1, whole genome shotgun sequence DNA:
- the TIFA gene encoding TRAF-interacting protein with FHA domain-containing protein A, protein MSSFEDADTEETVTCLQMTVYHPGQLQCGIFQSIRFLNREKLPSSEVVKFGRNSNICRYTFQDKQVSRVQFSLQLFKKFNSSVLSFEIKNMSKKTNLIVDSRELGYLNKMDLPYRCMVRFGEYQFLMEKEDGESLEFFETQFILSPRSLLEENNWPPHRPIPEYGIYSLCSSQSSFPTEMDENES, encoded by the coding sequence ATGAGCAGTTTTGAAGACGCTGACACAGAAGAGACAGTAACTTGTCTCCAGATGACGGTTTACCATCCTGGCCAGTTGCAATGTGGAATATTTCAGTCAATAAGGTTTTTAAACAGAGAGAAACTCCCTTCCAGCGAAGTGGTGAAATTTGGCCGAAATTCCAACATTTGTCGTTATACTTTTCAGGACAAACAGGTTTCCCGAGTTCAGTTTTCTCTGCAGctgtttaaaaaattcaacagctcaGTTCTctcctttgaaataaaaaatatgagtaAAAAGACCAATCTGATCGTGGACAGTAGAGAGCTGGGCTACCTAAATAAAATGGACCTGCCATACAGGTGCATGGTCAGATTCGGAGAGTATCAGTTTCTGATGGAGAAGGAAGATGGCGAGTCATTGGAATTTTTTGAGACTCAATTTATTTTATCTCCAAGATCactcttggaagaaaacaacTGGCCACCACACAGGCCCATACCTGAGTATGGCATTTATTCGCTCTGCTCCTCCCAAAGCAGTTTTCCGACAGAAATGGATGAAAATGAGTCATGA